One Actinomyces marmotae DNA window includes the following coding sequences:
- a CDS encoding EsaB/YukD family protein has product MPYTRLTLVTERSRAEAVLPSDEPMGIQMPMLMDLLGLTVGNHIPSVSLVRPDGALVDLELDLAAQSVFDGEIIRVVADDQAPAPMQVADISNGLAEATDTHPDRWSERDRMRLVGSVTAIALASAIWPWAFDTASASSAWVALVPGALAMAAESIVAAASNRHRAVVGTLGGLLACGLLLPGAWAAHAAGATIASVVVLLVCAGAHCLGQHRIGWASGTLLGLGLVGIWAALDRVAASSEIAHGAMGLICLIVLGVLPWSALTSSGISRLDDDAMAGRLTDRHRLHRSIRHAHDHLLSAVLVTAIGLGASAFALATYTDPWAIALTLCLSLTVLLRSRAFPLTAEVAALWLAALMPALVLSTRIPEISRPWAIGAAAILITTTSLMNPAARDRIRLRRIGDRVETLATVATFPLLCGLSGLYSHLLAALA; this is encoded by the coding sequence ATGCCCTACACCCGACTGACCCTCGTCACCGAGCGCTCTCGCGCGGAGGCGGTCCTGCCGTCGGATGAGCCGATGGGCATCCAGATGCCCATGCTCATGGATCTGCTCGGGCTGACCGTCGGGAACCACATCCCCTCCGTCAGCCTCGTCAGACCCGATGGCGCACTGGTCGATCTCGAACTCGACCTCGCCGCGCAATCCGTTTTCGACGGCGAGATCATCAGAGTCGTCGCCGATGACCAGGCCCCCGCGCCCATGCAGGTCGCCGACATCTCGAACGGGCTGGCCGAGGCCACCGACACTCACCCGGATCGATGGTCCGAGCGCGACCGCATGCGCTTGGTCGGCTCGGTCACCGCGATCGCCCTCGCGTCAGCGATTTGGCCATGGGCCTTCGACACCGCCAGTGCCTCCTCGGCCTGGGTCGCCCTCGTGCCGGGCGCCCTGGCCATGGCCGCCGAGTCGATCGTCGCGGCCGCGTCCAACAGACACCGCGCCGTCGTCGGCACCCTGGGAGGACTCCTCGCTTGCGGCCTCCTCCTGCCGGGTGCCTGGGCGGCTCATGCCGCTGGCGCCACCATCGCCTCGGTCGTCGTCCTCCTCGTGTGCGCGGGCGCGCACTGCCTGGGCCAGCATCGCATCGGCTGGGCGTCAGGGACGCTCCTCGGGCTCGGGCTCGTCGGAATATGGGCCGCCCTCGACAGGGTCGCGGCATCCAGCGAGATCGCCCACGGCGCCATGGGACTGATATGCCTCATCGTCCTGGGAGTCCTGCCATGGTCGGCACTGACGTCCTCGGGGATCTCCCGCCTCGATGACGATGCCATGGCCGGCCGCCTGACCGACCGCCATCGCCTCCACCGGAGCATCAGGCACGCCCACGACCACCTTCTCAGCGCGGTCCTCGTCACCGCGATCGGCCTGGGCGCGTCCGCCTTCGCCCTCGCCACGTACACCGACCCATGGGCGATCGCCCTGACCCTGTGCCTGAGCCTGACAGTGCTCCTGCGCTCGCGCGCCTTCCCCCTGACCGCCGAGGTAGCCGCCCTGTGGCTGGCCGCGCTGATGCCCGCGCTCGTCTTGTCCACGCGCATTCCCGAGATCTCCAGGCCATGGGCGATCGGCGCGGCCGCCATCCTCATCACGACCACCAGCCTGATGAATCCAGCGGCGCGTGATCGCATCCGCCTGAGGCGGATCGGGGACAGGGTCGAGACGCTGGCGACGGTTGCCACTTTTCCCCTGCTATGCGGACTGTCCGGCCTCTACTCGCATCTACTGGCGGCGCTCGCATGA
- the eccCa gene encoding type VII secretion protein EccCa: protein MIEVVHRPGRVVAPVEPPEAALLPIPPQLTDTGVGQPFPFQMLLPLAGAGSSMLMMTVMRGNPIFAMLGAVVMVVTMLGMGAMMISRRSGQGRQRRERRDHYLDELSSTDSQAAARSAQYREDLFQTQPDPSALVIMARAPERRWERRLSDSDFLHLRLGIADLPVPMVRIPGGGAPPQIDPLLMTEAQAVLRRHSVQRGLPAALDLDCAGDVSIIGPRDSTAAIARALLAQAAVLHAPEDLLVALAHEPERASAWDCAARLPHLRVTGAFDGPIALRRVAPDHQELERLLRPDIAAATKAVGSRGSWIRTGFHGPRLLVVSELNGPARALSIPDQSLTPGDIGITTLHLVEDRLDEPSSPSWRLTVTDDGVLVEDLRAQQRSSAPMDPSAPDTAQPFLCEPDAVGPALMEGLARALAPHSLGAAAHRHESEAATTSLSDLLGVADPRHVDTHASWAKRPLRDFLRVPIGSDDDGKLVLLDIKESAQLGVGPHGLCIGATGSGKSELLRTLIAVLATTHSPDDLSMILVDYKGGAAFAPFATMPHVVGLMDNLADDAGLTERARSSIAGEVLRRQEQLRDAGNSPDIGHYRHLRESNQGMAPMPHLFVIIDEFGELLTANPDFIDLLLTIGRIGRSIGVHLLLASQRIEAGKLRGLDTYLSYRLCLRTFTESESATVIGNGDAFHLPSAPGYGYLKVDTSIYTRFRSGFVSGPLDELDDVPEPEEITERRPLLLPVYNELEAGSEGEAGADIGEPLPETRTIRATVVDSIVNQLSRAAPANTPVWLEPLPRQLSLTGMYGGELSRRPGQPPRAPDGLWDPPGLTVPIGLVDDPAHQRQDIWDLDLTVGGGHIALMGAPQSGRTNFLMTLATSAALALPPSRLSFYGIDATGGGLSRLSHLPNVGGIATRGDRERMRRVLDEIVAMLDQRERIIAANRIDSLEMMRLEHRQGRVDGLASADVVLLIDGIGLIRADFPELEDGIDELIRRGGGLGVHIVTTLARANDLKMAQQPLFGTRLELRLNDPADSLIARKLSQTLAPDAPGRVLRPDKLFGHLALPIERIEEDRGVGAALDGLAEEMNASWTGSRPMAVRQLPDVIDPATLPDDVECPDQVPLGIFQDTMSPLQLDLGGADPHLLVFGDARCGKSTVLRGIVEGLVARSTPEELVLGVYDVRRDVARACPEPYLGGHATSSTTAGGLSAAIATELDRRAALIAEGKEADGPRIVLVIDDYDILSSGGTNILSPIVPHLPSARDLRLNVIVARPTAGASHAMYDPVLLALRDNGGTGFLMDGDRLEGVLLGGVRPARMPPGRGNWVQRGRRPRIAQAAYFAPEA, encoded by the coding sequence ATGATCGAGGTCGTTCACAGGCCCGGGCGCGTTGTCGCCCCCGTTGAGCCACCGGAAGCGGCCCTCCTGCCGATCCCGCCCCAGTTGACCGATACTGGCGTGGGCCAGCCGTTCCCCTTCCAGATGCTTCTGCCCCTGGCCGGTGCGGGCTCATCCATGCTCATGATGACCGTCATGCGGGGAAACCCGATCTTCGCGATGCTCGGCGCTGTGGTCATGGTCGTCACCATGCTCGGGATGGGGGCGATGATGATCTCCCGCCGCTCCGGGCAGGGGCGGCAGCGTCGAGAGCGCAGGGATCACTACCTTGACGAGCTCTCCTCCACTGACAGCCAGGCCGCCGCGCGATCGGCGCAGTACCGCGAGGACCTCTTCCAGACCCAGCCCGATCCCTCAGCGCTGGTCATCATGGCGCGAGCCCCGGAAAGGCGCTGGGAGCGGCGCTTGTCGGACAGTGACTTCCTCCACCTGCGCCTGGGCATCGCCGACCTGCCCGTCCCCATGGTGCGTATCCCCGGTGGCGGGGCACCTCCTCAGATCGATCCGCTGCTCATGACCGAGGCGCAGGCCGTGCTGCGCCGCCACAGCGTGCAACGCGGCCTGCCGGCAGCGCTTGACCTCGACTGCGCCGGTGACGTCTCGATCATCGGACCGAGGGACTCCACCGCGGCCATCGCCCGTGCCCTACTCGCACAGGCCGCTGTTCTGCACGCCCCCGAGGACCTGCTGGTCGCCCTCGCCCACGAGCCGGAGCGGGCCAGTGCCTGGGACTGCGCCGCACGACTGCCGCACCTGCGCGTGACCGGGGCCTTCGACGGCCCGATAGCCCTGCGCCGCGTCGCCCCGGACCACCAGGAACTCGAGCGCCTGCTACGGCCGGACATCGCCGCCGCGACGAAGGCAGTGGGATCGCGCGGATCGTGGATCCGTACCGGGTTCCACGGCCCTCGCCTCCTGGTGGTCTCCGAGCTCAACGGCCCGGCGCGGGCACTGAGCATCCCCGACCAATCGCTCACCCCCGGCGATATCGGCATCACCACCCTCCACCTCGTCGAGGACCGCCTCGACGAGCCCTCCTCGCCCTCCTGGCGCCTGACCGTCACCGACGACGGCGTCCTCGTGGAGGACCTGCGCGCCCAACAGCGGTCCAGCGCTCCCATGGATCCGTCGGCCCCCGATACGGCCCAGCCCTTCCTCTGCGAGCCCGACGCCGTCGGCCCGGCCCTCATGGAAGGACTCGCGCGCGCCCTCGCGCCGCACTCGCTGGGAGCGGCGGCCCACCGCCACGAGTCAGAGGCCGCCACCACGTCGCTCAGCGACCTCCTCGGCGTGGCGGACCCCCGGCACGTCGACACTCACGCGTCGTGGGCCAAGCGCCCGCTACGGGACTTCCTGCGCGTGCCCATCGGCTCCGACGACGACGGCAAGCTCGTGCTCCTCGACATTAAGGAGTCCGCCCAACTGGGCGTTGGCCCTCACGGCCTGTGCATCGGCGCCACCGGCTCGGGGAAGTCCGAGCTCCTGCGCACGCTTATCGCAGTCCTGGCCACCACGCACTCACCTGACGACCTCTCGATGATCCTCGTGGACTACAAGGGCGGCGCGGCCTTCGCCCCGTTCGCCACCATGCCGCACGTCGTCGGGCTCATGGACAACCTGGCTGATGATGCCGGCCTGACCGAGAGGGCCCGCTCCTCGATCGCCGGTGAGGTGCTCCGCCGCCAGGAGCAGCTGCGCGACGCCGGCAACTCCCCCGACATCGGCCACTACCGCCATCTGCGCGAGTCGAACCAGGGCATGGCGCCCATGCCGCACCTCTTCGTCATCATCGACGAGTTCGGCGAGCTCTTGACCGCTAACCCGGACTTCATCGACCTCCTCCTGACGATCGGGCGCATCGGCCGGTCGATCGGCGTCCACCTCCTGCTCGCCAGCCAGCGGATCGAGGCGGGAAAGCTCCGCGGACTGGACACGTACCTGTCCTATCGGCTCTGCCTGCGCACCTTCACCGAGTCGGAGTCCGCTACCGTGATCGGCAACGGCGACGCCTTCCACCTCCCCTCGGCTCCCGGCTACGGCTACCTCAAGGTGGATACCTCCATCTACACCCGCTTCCGCTCCGGCTTCGTCTCCGGCCCGCTCGACGAGCTCGACGATGTCCCAGAGCCGGAGGAGATCACCGAGCGCCGCCCGCTCCTCCTCCCGGTGTACAACGAACTGGAGGCAGGCAGCGAGGGCGAGGCCGGCGCGGATATCGGCGAGCCCCTCCCGGAGACCCGCACCATCCGCGCCACCGTGGTGGACTCGATCGTCAACCAGCTCTCCCGGGCCGCGCCGGCCAACACACCGGTCTGGCTCGAACCACTGCCTCGTCAGCTCTCCCTGACCGGCATGTACGGCGGCGAGCTCAGCCGCAGGCCGGGGCAGCCGCCCCGCGCCCCCGACGGGCTGTGGGATCCTCCGGGCCTGACCGTGCCCATCGGCCTCGTCGACGACCCCGCCCACCAGCGCCAGGACATCTGGGACCTCGACCTGACCGTCGGCGGCGGACACATCGCCCTCATGGGCGCGCCCCAGAGCGGCCGAACGAACTTCCTCATGACCTTGGCGACGTCGGCAGCGCTCGCGCTGCCGCCCTCGCGCCTCTCCTTCTACGGCATCGACGCCACAGGCGGCGGGCTGAGCCGCCTGAGCCACCTGCCCAACGTCGGGGGCATCGCCACCCGCGGTGATCGTGAGCGGATGCGACGCGTGCTCGACGAGATCGTCGCCATGCTCGACCAACGCGAGCGGATCATCGCGGCCAACCGCATCGACTCCCTGGAGATGATGCGGTTGGAGCACCGGCAGGGGCGGGTCGACGGCCTGGCCAGCGCCGACGTCGTCCTGCTCATTGATGGTATCGGCCTCATCCGCGCCGACTTCCCCGAGTTGGAGGACGGCATCGACGAGCTGATAAGGCGCGGCGGAGGCCTAGGAGTCCACATCGTGACCACCCTCGCCCGCGCCAATGATCTCAAGATGGCTCAGCAGCCGCTCTTCGGCACCCGACTCGAACTGCGGCTCAACGACCCCGCTGACTCCCTCATCGCGCGCAAACTCTCCCAGACCCTCGCCCCCGATGCCCCCGGCAGAGTGCTGCGCCCCGACAAGCTCTTCGGCCACCTGGCCCTGCCCATCGAGCGCATCGAGGAGGACCGGGGCGTCGGTGCTGCTCTTGACGGGCTCGCCGAGGAGATGAACGCCTCCTGGACCGGCTCCCGTCCCATGGCGGTGCGCCAGCTCCCGGACGTCATCGACCCCGCCACCCTGCCCGACGACGTCGAGTGCCCCGACCAGGTCCCCTTGGGGATCTTCCAGGACACTATGTCCCCCCTGCAATTGGACCTGGGCGGCGCGGACCCCCACCTGCTCGTGTTCGGCGATGCCCGCTGCGGGAAGTCCACTGTTCTGCGCGGCATCGTCGAGGGGCTCGTGGCACGCTCAACCCCCGAAGAGCTCGTGTTGGGCGTCTACGATGTGCGACGCGACGTCGCCCGAGCCTGCCCGGAGCCCTACCTCGGGGGCCATGCGACCTCGTCGACCACCGCGGGCGGCCTCTCCGCTGCCATCGCCACCGAGCTCGACCGCCGCGCCGCCCTGATAGCTGAGGGCAAGGAGGCCGATGGGCCGCGCATCGTCCTCGTCATCGATGACTACGACATCCTCTCCTCCGGAGGGACCAACATCCTGTCACCCATCGTCCCCCACCTGCCCTCGGCCAGGGACCTGCGGCTCAACGTCATTGTCGCCCGTCCCACCGCTGGCGCCTCGCACGCCATGTACGATCCCGTCCTCCTGGCGCTGCGGGACAATGGCGGAACCGGATTCCTCATGGATGGCGACCGCCTTGAGGGCGTCCTCCTGGGAGGCGTCCGTCCGGCTCGCATGCCCCCCGGCCGGGGGAACTGGGTCCAGCGCGGCAGGCGCCCGCGTATCGCGCAGGCCGCCTATTTCGCGCCGGAGGCCTGA
- a CDS encoding DUF350 domain-containing protein: MNTIPLASHNLSSVGLTWESILATVVYALLGVVLLMAFTWAVNKAFGLNLRRELLEDQNVGLGVALAGTAIAVAIIVSATITG; the protein is encoded by the coding sequence ATGAACACGATCCCCCTTGCGAGCCACAACCTGTCGAGCGTGGGCCTGACCTGGGAGTCGATCCTGGCCACGGTCGTCTACGCGCTTCTCGGCGTCGTCCTGCTCATGGCCTTCACCTGGGCCGTCAACAAGGCCTTCGGGCTCAACCTACGCCGCGAGCTCCTCGAGGACCAGAATGTCGGTCTCGGCGTCGCCCTCGCCGGCACGGCCATCGCCGTCGCCATCATCGTCTCGGCGACCATCACCGGCTGA
- a CDS encoding NUDIX hydrolase, whose product MATPEFILALRERIGHDQLWLPGVSVVVVAGDGRLLLGRRADNGQWSVVSGIPEPGEQPGAAAVRECLEETGVAIELLGLTHVGASAPKTFPNGDRCVFMDIDFVARPVAGAGPARVADDESTEVGWFAPDSLPEPLMGSARRRIRAAQAWLAKPAPAAFDHPSPRPRPCLPLIRG is encoded by the coding sequence ATGGCGACACCGGAATTCATCCTGGCCCTGCGCGAGAGAATCGGCCACGACCAACTGTGGCTGCCGGGAGTCAGCGTGGTCGTCGTCGCCGGGGACGGGCGGCTGCTGCTCGGGCGGCGCGCTGACAACGGTCAGTGGTCTGTGGTCTCGGGGATTCCCGAGCCGGGCGAGCAGCCGGGCGCGGCGGCGGTCCGCGAGTGCCTGGAGGAGACCGGGGTGGCGATCGAGTTGCTGGGTCTGACGCATGTGGGGGCGAGTGCTCCGAAAACCTTCCCCAACGGCGATCGCTGCGTCTTCATGGACATCGACTTCGTGGCGCGGCCCGTGGCCGGGGCGGGGCCCGCGAGAGTGGCCGATGACGAGTCGACGGAGGTCGGCTGGTTTGCGCCGGACTCGCTGCCCGAGCCCCTCATGGGCTCGGCTCGGCGCCGCATCCGCGCCGCCCAGGCCTGGCTCGCCAAACCCGCCCCCGCCGCATTCGACCACCCCTCTCCCAGACCGCGCCCCTGCCTTCCGCTGATCCGGGGCTGA
- a CDS encoding metal ABC transporter permease: MPFIVSVAVLAVTTALTCALPGTLLVLRRQSMLVEAMSHAVLPGIVVGAIISGSTRSPLMVVAASLMGLVVVLGAERLRASGLVTGDADQGLIFPALFAIGVLLLSTTLSQVHISEDTVLTGDLNLMALTPEHILVANGSIDLGPRMMWRLAAVFAITAAYIALCYPTLKISTFDPVSARTLGLPVRRTDLGLMTLVAITVVVAFDAAGAILVVALMTIPPATALLVSRSLFGAILMSLGIAAASALLGFWVALRWDLATSSTMAVVDALVFLVVLGVTAPRRGLAARAGEQGASHS, translated from the coding sequence ATGCCCTTCATCGTCTCCGTCGCCGTCCTGGCCGTCACCACGGCGCTCACCTGCGCTCTTCCTGGCACTCTCCTCGTGCTGCGCCGCCAGTCGATGCTCGTGGAGGCCATGTCCCACGCCGTGCTGCCCGGCATCGTCGTCGGCGCGATCATCTCCGGCTCCACGCGATCCCCGCTCATGGTGGTGGCGGCCTCCCTCATGGGACTGGTCGTGGTGCTGGGCGCCGAGCGACTGCGCGCCTCCGGGCTGGTGACCGGGGACGCCGACCAGGGCCTGATCTTCCCCGCCCTCTTCGCCATCGGCGTGCTGCTGCTGTCCACCACTCTCTCCCAGGTGCACATCAGCGAGGACACCGTCCTGACCGGGGACCTCAACCTCATGGCCCTGACTCCCGAGCACATCCTCGTGGCCAATGGCAGCATCGACCTGGGCCCGCGGATGATGTGGCGCCTGGCCGCCGTCTTCGCGATCACAGCGGCCTATATCGCCCTGTGCTACCCCACTCTCAAGATCTCCACCTTCGACCCCGTGTCGGCCCGGACCCTGGGCCTGCCGGTGCGGCGCACCGACCTGGGCCTGATGACGCTGGTGGCGATCACCGTCGTCGTCGCCTTCGACGCCGCGGGCGCGATCCTCGTCGTGGCGCTGATGACGATCCCCCCTGCGACCGCCCTGCTCGTGTCGCGCTCCCTATTCGGGGCGATCCTGATGAGCCTGGGGATCGCGGCGGCCTCCGCGCTGCTCGGCTTCTGGGTGGCGCTGCGCTGGGACCTGGCGACGTCATCGACCATGGCGGTGGTGGACGCACTGGTGTTCCTGGTCGTGCTGGGGGTCACCGCGCCCAGGCGCGGCCTCGCGGCAAGGGCGGGCGAGCAGGGCGCCTCCCACTCTTAG
- a CDS encoding metal ABC transporter permease, whose product MSAVLALTALPTAPLAEAGALLPGIVGPGALLASYTFRMMLLGTSIVGLTAGVLGAFLYLHKQSLVSDIIGHAATLGVAGSFIIATAVLGIGGRSMLVLTIGSIIASTCAVLLANWIAARSPVGLDAAMTICLALFYGGGIVLMRIIVHSSLPERGGITSYMFGNAATLTRADLVTIVAFGAASLIVVAACWKELALLTFDPIACRAMGFSPRLLSPLLLGTATVAIVIGIKAVGLILMVAFAIMPAAAARQWTHHLWSMVGLSGLIGGASGAIGSVLAVNLGRVPTGPVVVLVLSVFLIASLLGAPERSILRRRARLRAQRRELLARITAEAHRIEGPGPAEAGSAEASPAVPVGAPGPVASAPTMPAGAR is encoded by the coding sequence ATGAGCGCCGTCCTCGCCCTGACCGCACTGCCGACGGCGCCCCTGGCCGAGGCCGGCGCGCTGCTTCCCGGCATCGTCGGGCCCGGAGCGCTCCTGGCCTCCTACACCTTCCGCATGATGCTGCTGGGAACCTCGATCGTGGGCCTGACCGCGGGGGTGCTCGGCGCGTTCCTGTACCTGCACAAGCAGTCTCTCGTCTCCGACATCATCGGGCACGCCGCCACCCTGGGCGTGGCGGGCTCCTTCATCATCGCCACCGCCGTCCTGGGCATCGGGGGGCGCTCCATGCTCGTGCTGACCATCGGCTCGATCATCGCCTCCACCTGCGCAGTGCTGCTCGCCAACTGGATCGCGGCGCGCTCGCCCGTGGGGCTCGATGCCGCGATGACGATCTGCCTGGCGCTGTTCTACGGCGGCGGGATCGTGCTCATGCGGATCATCGTCCACTCCTCCCTGCCCGAGCGGGGCGGGATCACCTCCTACATGTTCGGCAACGCCGCCACCCTCACCCGGGCGGACCTGGTCACCATCGTGGCCTTCGGCGCGGCCTCGCTCATCGTGGTGGCGGCGTGCTGGAAAGAGCTGGCACTGCTCACCTTCGACCCCATCGCCTGCCGGGCGATGGGCTTCTCCCCGCGGCTCCTCTCCCCGCTGCTGCTGGGCACCGCCACCGTCGCGATCGTCATCGGCATCAAGGCCGTCGGGCTCATCCTCATGGTGGCCTTCGCGATCATGCCGGCGGCGGCCGCGCGCCAGTGGACGCACCACCTGTGGTCGATGGTGGGGCTGTCCGGATTGATCGGTGGGGCCTCCGGGGCGATCGGATCGGTGCTGGCGGTCAATCTCGGCCGCGTGCCGACCGGGCCGGTGGTTGTCCTGGTCCTGTCGGTCTTCCTCATCGCCTCCCTACTGGGTGCGCCGGAGCGCTCGATCCTGCGTCGTCGGGCCCGCCTGCGCGCGCAGCGCCGTGAGCTGCTGGCCCGGATCACCGCCGAGGCCCATCGGATCGAAGGGCCCGGCCCCGCTGAGGCCGGCTCCGCTGAGGCAAGCCCCGCCGTCCCGGTCGGGGCTCCGGGACCGGTCGCGAGCGCCCCGACGATGCCGGCGGGGGCGCGCTGA
- a CDS encoding metal ABC transporter ATP-binding protein, with protein MTHDPHPPCAVEHLSVAYHARPVVKDVSLTIPAGAVTAVLGPNGAGKSTLLKAAMGLIPSLAGSVRFFGEELSRSRSRVAYMPQTAEVDWDFPTTVRDVVTMGTYARLGWWRRPGASERATALEALERVGIPDLADRQISQLSGGQKQRVFMARTLAQEPDLYLLDEPFAGVDVASEQAIMGVLRSLRDEGRTIVVVHHDLSTVRRFCTHAILLSDGLLVAAGPLEQAFTQTTLHRAYGLTDEALMGEGRQ; from the coding sequence GTGACGCACGATCCGCACCCTCCCTGCGCCGTCGAGCACCTCTCGGTGGCCTACCACGCCCGCCCGGTCGTCAAGGACGTGAGCCTGACGATCCCCGCTGGCGCCGTCACCGCCGTGCTCGGCCCCAACGGCGCGGGAAAATCCACCCTCCTCAAGGCCGCCATGGGCCTCATCCCCTCCCTGGCCGGCTCCGTACGCTTCTTCGGCGAGGAACTGTCCCGGTCCCGCAGCCGGGTGGCCTACATGCCCCAGACCGCGGAGGTCGACTGGGACTTCCCCACCACGGTGCGCGACGTCGTCACCATGGGCACCTACGCCAGGCTCGGCTGGTGGCGCCGCCCGGGGGCCTCCGAGCGGGCCACGGCACTGGAGGCCCTGGAGAGGGTCGGCATCCCCGACCTCGCGGACCGTCAGATCTCCCAGCTCTCCGGCGGCCAGAAGCAGCGCGTCTTCATGGCCCGCACCCTGGCCCAGGAGCCCGACCTCTACCTGCTGGACGAGCCCTTCGCGGGAGTCGACGTCGCCTCCGAGCAGGCCATCATGGGGGTCCTGCGCTCACTGCGGGACGAGGGGCGCACGATCGTCGTCGTCCATCACGACCTGTCGACGGTGAGGCGCTTCTGCACCCACGCGATCCTCCTGTCCGACGGCCTGCTCGTGGCCGCGGGGCCCCTCGAGCAGGCCTTCACCCAGACCACGCTGCACCGCGCCTACGGGCTGACCGATGAAGCCCTCATGGGCGAAGGGCGGCAGTGA
- a CDS encoding metal ABC transporter substrate-binding protein: protein MRLTRRSAIISLAALSAGTLSACATDKKKDGGSGAGKSLSIVATTGYLGDAARNIAPDATITVLVGPGGDPHTQELTTKDTQAIESADVVLWTSHDMEHKMLDQLDGLGAKQVPAAESIPEDMLLPWEEDGVVEGHDPHVWNSPDNWKHVVTACARKIAEIDSANAETYKANAETYNKKIDEAKEAAKKLFDAIPPENRVLITGHDAFNYLGKTYGIEIHATDFVSSESELSATDIEELATLIADKKIKVIFQDNLKNPEAITHVKEAVAAKGGSVEVSDKPLYADSLGESAPVDTYLGVFAYNAETISSALAGTAA, encoded by the coding sequence ATGCGTCTCACCCGCCGCAGCGCCATCATCTCCCTGGCCGCCCTCTCAGCGGGCACCCTGTCCGCCTGCGCCACCGATAAGAAGAAGGACGGCGGCTCCGGCGCGGGGAAGTCCCTGAGCATCGTGGCAACCACCGGCTACCTGGGCGACGCCGCCAGGAACATCGCCCCCGACGCCACCATCACCGTGCTCGTCGGCCCCGGGGGCGACCCCCACACCCAGGAGTTGACCACCAAGGACACCCAGGCCATCGAGAGCGCCGACGTCGTCCTGTGGACCAGCCACGACATGGAGCACAAGATGCTGGACCAGCTCGATGGGCTCGGCGCCAAGCAGGTGCCCGCCGCCGAGTCGATCCCCGAGGACATGCTGCTGCCCTGGGAGGAGGACGGCGTCGTCGAGGGCCACGACCCCCACGTGTGGAACTCCCCCGACAACTGGAAGCACGTGGTGACCGCCTGCGCGCGCAAGATCGCCGAGATCGACTCGGCCAACGCCGAGACCTACAAGGCCAACGCCGAGACCTACAACAAGAAGATCGACGAGGCCAAGGAGGCCGCCAAGAAGCTCTTCGACGCGATCCCCCCGGAGAACCGCGTCCTGATTACCGGCCACGACGCCTTCAACTACCTCGGCAAGACCTACGGCATCGAGATCCACGCCACCGACTTCGTCTCCTCCGAGTCCGAGTTGAGCGCCACCGACATCGAGGAGCTCGCCACCCTCATCGCCGACAAGAAGATCAAAGTCATCTTCCAGGACAACCTAAAGAACCCCGAGGCGATCACCCACGTCAAGGAGGCGGTGGCCGCCAAGGGCGGGAGCGTCGAGGTCTCCGACAAGCCCCTGTACGCCGACTCCCTCGGCGAGTCCGCCCCAGTGGACACCTACCTGGGGGTATTCGCCTACAACGCCGAGACCATCTCCTCCGCACTGGCCGGCACTGCCGCCTGA